The Montipora capricornis isolate CH-2021 chromosome 6, ASM3666992v2, whole genome shotgun sequence genome has a window encoding:
- the LOC138052665 gene encoding uncharacterized protein, which produces MASVSEVEMSDYTSESSERSPEQSSEASEDSLVLANEDFLPYDENIEPIATEKEAAEYQEQIAQGEEEDEMLWSRFSGEEDVENWCKCSNCSLEFVVKPEKCRCCMEVDRCVEKIEELEREGDCIIAHPGFDDVCLNRWVLHTAGVGLKTKTKKSYTTMLARGDMAEHE; this is translated from the exons ATGGCTAGCGTCTCTGAGGTCGAAATGTCCGATTATACCAGTGAATCTAGTGAACGTAGTCCAGAACAATCATCCGAGGCTTCAGAGGACAGTTTAGTTTTAGCCAATGAAGACTTCTTGCCTTACGACGAAAATATTGAGCCGATTGCCACGGAGAAAGAAGCGGCTGAATACCAGGAACAAATAGCCCAAGGAGAAGAGGAAGACGAGATGCTCTGGAGTAGATTCTCTGGGGAAGAAGACGTGGAAAACTG GTGCAAATGCTCCAACTGCTCGCTAGAGTTTGTTGTAAAACCTGAAAAGTGCAGATGTTGTATGGAAGTTGATCGATGCGTTGAAAAGATAGAGGAGTTAGAAAGGGAAGGTGACTGCATCATTGCACATCCCGGTTTCGATGATGTTTGTTTAAATCGTTGGGTGCTACACACGGCGGGAGTTGGtcttaaaacaaaaaccaaaaaatcctACACCACCATGTTGGCTCGAGGCGACATGGCCGAGCATGAGTAA